Proteins encoded together in one Nostoc sp. PCC 7524 window:
- a CDS encoding response regulator, with protein sequence MTAVIMPIEVLLVEDNPGDAQLTRIALEDSKISVHLNVVEDGVEAMAFLRKQEKYANVPHPDIVLLDLNLPRKDGREVLAEIKTDENLKRIPVVVLTTSQAEEDILKAYNLAANCYITKPVDFDQFVRIVQSIENFWFAIVKLPPE encoded by the coding sequence ATGACAGCAGTGATTATGCCAATTGAGGTTTTGTTAGTAGAAGACAATCCAGGAGATGCCCAACTAACACGTATTGCCTTAGAAGATAGTAAAATCTCAGTTCACCTCAATGTGGTTGAAGATGGGGTAGAGGCAATGGCATTCCTGCGAAAACAGGAAAAATACGCCAATGTGCCTCATCCTGACATAGTGCTGCTAGATTTAAATTTACCGAGAAAAGATGGGCGGGAAGTCTTAGCTGAAATTAAAACTGATGAAAATCTTAAACGGATTCCTGTGGTTGTACTTACCACTTCCCAAGCAGAAGAAGATATCTTGAAAGCGTATAACCTAGCCGCTAACTGTTACATAACTAAGCCTGTTGATTTTGACCAGTTCGTTAGAATTGTACAATCTATAGAAAACTTTTGGTTTGCGATCGTCAAGCTGCCACCGGAGTAG
- a CDS encoding hybrid sensor histidine kinase/response regulator: protein MAGKTIKVLLVEDNPGDVFLIKELLYEVNTTRVNLENVEQLSEAFHLLANQSFDVMLLDLSLPDSQGLETFVKANRQAKTIPIIVLTGTDDENLALRAMQEGAQDYLVKGQVTGDLLVRSMRYAIERQRIEDALRHSEERFRVALKNSPIFVFNQDRDLRYTWVYNPLAGWTVEEMLGKQDCEMISYEDAQRLTAIKYHVLSTGIGTRAEVAITTAQGTQYYDLTIEPLRNESQEIVGITGASIDISERKLAEAKIREQAALLDITTDAICVRDLENKILFWNQGAEKLYGWQAYEAIGKNASELLFPEPAPEIEAALLQVISQGNWQGELNKVTKKGKEIVVASRWSLVHDEQGKPKSILSVDTDITQKKHLEAQLFRTQRLESIGTLASGIAHDLNNILTPILAGAQLLPLKFPDADERTQHLLEILEINAKRGADLVKQVLSFARGVEGKRITLQLRHIIVELAKVLRETFPKSIEVVTDIPKELWTVSGDSTQLHQVLMNLCVNARDAMPNGGTLKIVAENLFIDENYARMNLEAKQGPYIVITVSDTGVGIPEEHLDRIFEPFFTTKAVGQGTGLGLSTVIGIIQSHGGFVNVDSEVGRGTTFKVYLPAVGDTAEIEVDYLPPPIGNGELILIVDDEPSIREVTQTSLESKQYKTVVACDGVEAIAIYAKYADKISAVLMNIMLPGLDGLTTIRTLKKINSEVKIIATSGLISKNKLGEIVNTGADGFLSKPYTVNELLFALNQVMT from the coding sequence ATGGCAGGTAAAACAATAAAAGTCTTGTTAGTAGAAGATAATCCTGGTGATGTCTTTTTAATCAAGGAGTTATTATACGAGGTAAATACAACTAGAGTAAATCTAGAAAACGTTGAGCAATTATCAGAGGCATTCCATCTGTTAGCAAACCAAAGTTTTGATGTCATGCTATTAGATCTGTCTTTACCTGATAGCCAAGGACTAGAAACTTTTGTGAAAGCTAATCGCCAGGCGAAGACAATTCCTATCATTGTGCTGACTGGTACGGATGATGAAAACTTGGCGCTCAGGGCGATGCAAGAGGGAGCGCAGGATTATTTAGTTAAAGGACAAGTAACTGGCGACTTATTGGTGCGTTCTATGCGCTATGCCATTGAACGTCAACGTATAGAAGATGCCCTGCGCCACAGTGAGGAGAGATTTCGGGTAGCCTTAAAAAACTCCCCAATTTTTGTGTTTAATCAAGATAGAGACTTACGTTATACCTGGGTTTACAACCCCCTAGCTGGGTGGACAGTGGAAGAAATGTTGGGTAAACAAGACTGTGAAATGATTTCCTACGAAGATGCCCAACGTCTCACGGCGATTAAATATCATGTCTTATCCACAGGTATAGGTACTCGTGCAGAAGTAGCGATTACTACTGCTCAAGGGACGCAATATTACGATCTAACTATTGAACCATTGCGGAATGAATCCCAAGAAATTGTGGGCATAACTGGCGCAAGCATTGATATTAGTGAGCGCAAACTAGCAGAAGCAAAAATCCGTGAACAAGCAGCATTGCTGGATATTACTACTGATGCCATTTGTGTACGTGATTTAGAAAATAAAATTCTGTTTTGGAATCAAGGCGCAGAAAAACTTTATGGCTGGCAGGCTTATGAGGCTATAGGTAAAAATGCCAGCGAACTTTTGTTTCCAGAACCTGCTCCAGAAATTGAAGCCGCATTGTTACAGGTGATATCTCAAGGTAACTGGCAAGGAGAGCTAAATAAAGTTACCAAAAAAGGTAAAGAAATTGTAGTGGCTAGTCGTTGGAGTTTAGTCCATGACGAACAAGGAAAGCCTAAATCAATCCTGTCTGTGGATACAGATATTACTCAGAAAAAACATTTAGAAGCCCAATTATTTCGTACCCAACGCTTAGAAAGTATTGGCACTTTAGCTAGTGGCATTGCCCACGATCTCAACAATATTTTGACCCCAATTTTGGCAGGAGCGCAATTGCTACCACTGAAGTTTCCTGATGCTGATGAACGGACACAGCATTTGTTAGAAATTTTAGAAATTAATGCTAAACGTGGTGCAGATTTAGTTAAACAGGTATTGTCTTTTGCCAGGGGTGTAGAAGGTAAACGCATTACCTTGCAACTTAGACACATCATTGTAGAATTAGCCAAAGTTTTACGAGAAACATTTCCCAAATCTATCGAAGTGGTGACAGATATACCCAAAGAGTTGTGGACAGTTTCTGGAGATAGTACCCAACTCCATCAGGTACTCATGAATCTCTGTGTTAATGCCCGTGATGCCATGCCCAATGGTGGCACTCTCAAAATAGTAGCCGAAAATTTGTTCATTGATGAAAACTATGCTCGCATGAACTTGGAAGCTAAACAGGGGCCTTACATAGTAATTACAGTATCAGATACAGGAGTTGGTATTCCTGAAGAACACTTAGATAGAATTTTTGAGCCATTCTTTACTACCAAAGCAGTAGGACAAGGTACAGGTTTAGGGCTGTCTACTGTGATTGGCATTATTCAAAGCCACGGTGGTTTTGTGAATGTAGATAGTGAAGTAGGACGTGGCACTACCTTTAAAGTTTACTTGCCGGCGGTAGGAGATACAGCAGAAATAGAGGTAGATTATTTACCGCCACCCATAGGCAATGGAGAGTTAATTTTAATTGTGGATGATGAACCCTCAATCAGAGAAGTGACTCAAACATCTTTGGAAAGCAAGCAATACAAAACCGTAGTTGCTTGTGATGGTGTGGAAGCGATCGCTATCTATGCCAAGTATGCAGATAAAATTAGTGCTGTGCTAATGAATATCATGCTGCCAGGGTTAGATGGACTAACTACTATTCGTACCTTGAAAAAAATTAATTCCGAAGTCAAAATCATTGCCACCAGTGGATTGATTTCTAAAAACAAGCTGGGGGAAATAGTCAACACTGGTGCTGATGGCTTTTTATCTAAACCCTATACCGTCAATGAATTGTTGTTCGCGTTAAATCAAGTGATGACGTGA
- a CDS encoding ABC transporter ATP-binding protein, with the protein MSIYQTSPKSYKQDRWRNNDWRLFLRLVPYARRSSKLLIIAMILLLPIALANAVQPLFIGQAVSLIRNEPSTYEFLRNRPIFQGLQIIEGLLLITIVVRLVLTGIQGYLLQKLGQKITAAIRQDLFHHVTSLAVRFFDRTPVGKLVTRLTSDVEVLGDVFSTGAIGIVSDVFSMLVILGLMFSIQWQLACLLLVMLLPVTWLIIYFQQRYRQANYKAREELSLLNSQLQENVLGINVVQLFRREKFNAELFRATNQRYNQQSDETIFYDSAVSATLEWIGLIAIAGVLWLGGWLLLRNNLTFGTLSAFILYAQRLFDPLRDFAEKFTVIQAGFTAMERVSDILDEPIEISDRVNPRFSLLDQQFGYIDEIIASLESQETKSATSLGEIHFEHVWFAYKDDDYVIKDLDFVIHPGEKVALVGPTGAGKSSIIRLLCRLYEPTQGRILVDGVDIRDLPQAELRRYLSVILQEGFVFAGDVKSNITLGDYYTLDEIETAAEKTNIADFIAQLPASYHTQLRERGTNLSSGQKQLLAFARAAIRNPQILVLDEATASLDVGTEALVQEALNELLIGRTAIIIAHRLSTIRNVDRIFVLKRGELIEQGSHEELLKTGGLYSTLHNLQMLGT; encoded by the coding sequence ATGAGCATCTATCAAACATCCCCCAAATCTTACAAACAAGACCGTTGGCGTAACAATGACTGGCGACTATTTCTTCGTCTAGTACCTTACGCCCGCCGTAGCAGCAAACTGCTGATCATCGCCATGATACTGCTGTTACCCATTGCTTTAGCTAATGCTGTGCAGCCTCTTTTCATTGGACAGGCTGTATCTCTAATTCGCAATGAACCTAGTACATACGAGTTTCTCAGGAATCGTCCCATATTTCAGGGACTCCAAATCATAGAAGGTTTATTGCTGATTACCATTGTGGTGCGATTAGTCCTGACTGGTATTCAAGGTTACTTACTACAGAAGTTAGGACAAAAAATCACCGCCGCCATTCGTCAAGACTTGTTTCATCATGTCACATCTCTGGCAGTGCGTTTTTTCGATCGCACACCTGTGGGTAAATTGGTAACTCGCCTGACTAGCGATGTGGAAGTATTAGGGGATGTGTTTTCTACAGGGGCTATCGGCATCGTCTCGGATGTGTTTTCGATGCTGGTAATCTTGGGTTTAATGTTTTCGATTCAGTGGCAACTGGCTTGTTTACTACTGGTGATGTTGCTACCGGTGACTTGGTTAATTATTTATTTTCAGCAACGATATCGCCAAGCTAATTACAAAGCCAGAGAAGAACTGTCCTTGTTAAATTCCCAGTTACAAGAAAATGTCCTGGGGATTAACGTTGTACAGTTGTTCCGGCGAGAAAAGTTTAATGCTGAGTTATTCCGCGCCACTAACCAACGCTACAACCAGCAATCAGATGAAACTATTTTCTATGATTCTGCTGTTTCTGCAACTTTAGAATGGATTGGCTTAATTGCGATCGCCGGGGTTTTATGGTTAGGTGGTTGGTTACTGTTGCGAAATAACTTGACTTTTGGGACTTTATCAGCATTTATTTTATATGCCCAGCGATTGTTTGATCCTTTACGGGATTTTGCCGAAAAATTCACCGTCATTCAAGCGGGCTTTACCGCAATGGAACGGGTGAGCGATATTTTAGATGAACCGATAGAAATTAGCGATCGCGTCAATCCCCGCTTTTCCCTCCTAGATCAGCAATTCGGTTACATCGACGAAATCATTGCTAGTTTAGAATCCCAAGAAACCAAATCAGCAACAAGTTTAGGAGAAATCCACTTTGAACACGTTTGGTTTGCCTACAAAGATGATGATTACGTCATTAAAGACTTAGATTTTGTCATCCATCCTGGCGAAAAAGTAGCATTAGTAGGGCCGACAGGTGCCGGGAAAAGTTCCATTATCCGCCTGTTGTGTCGTCTCTACGAACCCACCCAAGGACGCATTCTAGTAGATGGCGTAGATATTCGAGATTTACCCCAAGCCGAACTACGTCGTTATTTGTCCGTAATCTTACAAGAAGGTTTTGTATTTGCTGGTGATGTGAAAAGTAATATTACCTTGGGTGATTACTATACCTTAGATGAAATTGAAACTGCTGCTGAAAAAACCAACATTGCCGATTTTATTGCACAATTACCTGCAAGTTATCATACCCAACTCCGAGAAAGAGGGACAAATCTTTCTAGCGGTCAAAAGCAACTGTTAGCCTTTGCCCGTGCAGCAATTCGTAATCCTCAAATTCTCGTCTTGGATGAAGCCACCGCTAGTCTAGATGTAGGTACAGAAGCTTTAGTACAAGAAGCATTAAATGAGTTATTAATTGGGCGGACTGCAATTATTATTGCTCACCGCTTGTCTACAATTCGCAATGTAGATCGCATTTTTGTATTAAAGCGAGGTGAATTAATAGAACAAGGTAGCCATGAGGAACTGTTGAAAACCGGAGGACTCTATTCCACTTTGCATAACTTGCAAATGTTAGGGACTTGA
- a CDS encoding serine/threonine-protein kinase, translating into METLLNNRYRVIRTLGGGGFGETFIAEDIQMPSHRRCVIKQLKPIHNNPEIYQLVQERFQREAAILEDLGSYTDQIPTLYAYFQSDGQFYVVQEWVEGETLTVKFRQQGVFSESAVREILANLLPVLEYVHSKRIIHRDIKPDNIILRHRDGKPVLIDFGAVRESMGTVVNSQGNPTSSIVIGTPGYMPSEQAAGRPVYSSDLYSLGITAIYLLTGKQPQELETDPRTGEIMWHTHALSVSPTLAAVIDRAIAYHPRERFATAREMLEALLSGAVNFPPTLAYQQSPTPTIPYQQPPVATAPPATISPHTIAVSPAPSPSPQPMSQNNGNRGILLGSLIAGGLVSASVLIGFALTRPNQPVTQSTTSSNESTINSNTSRNLEPTTTLQAPETTINQQTTQNTAPQVNPPVTRNLPPVSNPVNSSTADNSEPSTSEPEETTSPETPEVDRPSPEQAVENYYATINQGEYQTAWSLLSPSFQNNRKLHPNGYSSYVGWWGGQVESVTVEAANLEEANAETATVNTRLTYFMKNGRQAPASVRFYLLWDAENNRWVVNGAR; encoded by the coding sequence ATGGAAACGTTATTAAACAATCGCTATCGAGTAATTCGGACTTTGGGAGGAGGGGGATTTGGGGAAACTTTTATTGCTGAAGATATCCAAATGCCATCTCATCGGCGTTGTGTGATTAAACAACTCAAACCAATTCACAACAACCCCGAAATTTACCAGTTAGTACAAGAACGTTTTCAACGAGAAGCAGCAATCTTAGAAGATTTAGGCAGTTACACAGACCAAATACCGACTTTATACGCTTATTTTCAATCTGATGGGCAATTTTATGTAGTCCAAGAATGGGTGGAAGGAGAGACACTCACAGTTAAATTTCGCCAGCAAGGTGTATTTAGTGAAAGCGCAGTTAGAGAAATTTTAGCTAACTTATTACCCGTTTTAGAGTACGTCCATTCTAAGCGCATCATCCACCGTGATATTAAGCCAGATAACATCATTTTGCGTCATCGGGATGGCAAACCTGTACTGATTGATTTCGGGGCTGTGAGGGAATCTATGGGAACAGTGGTAAATTCTCAAGGTAATCCTACCAGTTCGATTGTGATAGGTACACCTGGATATATGCCCAGTGAACAAGCGGCAGGTAGACCGGTTTATTCTAGTGATTTATATAGTCTAGGCATCACAGCAATTTATTTACTGACTGGGAAACAACCGCAGGAATTAGAGACAGATCCCAGAACTGGGGAAATTATGTGGCATACACACGCCTTGAGTGTTAGTCCTACATTAGCAGCTGTAATTGATCGGGCGATCGCCTACCACCCCAGAGAACGCTTCGCTACCGCTAGGGAAATGCTAGAAGCCTTGCTCTCAGGTGCAGTCAACTTCCCCCCAACCCTCGCTTATCAACAATCACCAACTCCCACAATTCCCTATCAACAACCACCAGTAGCAACAGCACCACCTGCGACAATATCACCTCATACCATCGCCGTCAGTCCAGCCCCTTCCCCATCTCCCCAACCGATGAGCCAAAACAATGGTAATCGGGGCATCTTACTTGGTAGTTTAATTGCTGGGGGTTTAGTGAGTGCATCTGTCTTAATTGGTTTCGCCTTAACTAGACCAAATCAACCAGTAACACAGTCAACCACATCCTCTAATGAATCTACCATCAACAGCAACACCAGCCGAAATTTAGAACCAACAACCACGCTACAAGCGCCTGAAACAACCATAAATCAGCAAACAACTCAAAATACTGCACCACAGGTAAATCCTCCTGTCACCAGAAATTTACCTCCTGTCAGCAACCCGGTTAATTCTTCAACTGCTGATAACTCCGAACCCAGCACATCAGAACCAGAAGAGACTACATCACCTGAAACTCCAGAAGTTGATCGTCCCTCACCAGAACAAGCAGTAGAAAATTATTATGCAACTATCAATCAGGGAGAATATCAGACAGCTTGGAGTCTGTTATCTCCTAGTTTTCAAAATAATCGCAAGCTTCACCCCAATGGTTATTCTTCTTACGTGGGTTGGTGGGGAGGGCAGGTAGAAAGTGTCACTGTTGAGGCAGCCAATTTAGAAGAAGCTAATGCAGAAACAGCTACAGTTAATACTCGGTTAACATACTTCATGAAAAACGGTAGACAAGCACCTGCTTCTGTACGGTTCTATTTGTTATGGGATGCTGAGAATAACAGATGGGTTGTTAATGGTGCTAGGTAG
- a CDS encoding Uma2 family endonuclease, protein MQTATQKRYYTPEEYLELEEKAEFRSEYRDGEIIPMTGGTTNHNKIAGNFYSYLRYALRGQDYEIYIADVRLWLPRYRQYTYPDVMVIKGQPVYTGTNTTTVTNPSLIVEVLSQSTKNYDQGDKFHYYRSIPEFQEYILIDQYQYHVMQYVKTAADQWLFTELESESATLSLSTINLQISLPEIYEKVDFSNSSDEE, encoded by the coding sequence ATGCAAACCGCAACCCAAAAACGTTATTACACCCCCGAAGAATACCTAGAACTAGAAGAAAAAGCCGAATTTAGAAGCGAATACCGCGATGGAGAAATCATACCGATGACAGGTGGCACTACCAATCATAATAAAATAGCCGGTAACTTTTACTCGTACTTGAGATATGCTTTACGGGGTCAAGATTACGAAATTTACATTGCTGATGTGCGTTTGTGGCTACCCCGTTATCGGCAATACACCTATCCTGATGTGATGGTAATTAAAGGTCAACCAGTGTATACAGGAACTAATACCACCACCGTCACAAATCCATCATTAATTGTGGAAGTTTTATCTCAATCCACGAAGAATTATGACCAAGGAGATAAGTTTCATTACTATCGCTCAATTCCAGAGTTTCAGGAATATATTTTAATTGACCAATATCAATATCATGTGATGCAGTATGTGAAAACTGCGGCTGATCAATGGTTATTTACTGAATTAGAAAGTGAATCTGCTACCTTGTCCCTGAGTACAATTAATTTGCAAATCTCACTACCAGAAATTTATGAAAAAGTGGATTTTAGCAACAGCAGTGATGAAGAGTAA
- a CDS encoding serine/threonine-protein kinase, translated as MTSILLNNRYQVIQVLSAGGFGETFLAEDTHMPSRRRCVIKQLKPINNDPQAYQSIQQRFEREAATLEYLGEHSDQIPKLYAYFLENGQFYLVQEWIQGQTLRDLWETKGYQSETVVRTIVLSLLSVLDYIHSKGIIHRDIKPDNIILRSRDLKPVLIDFGAVKETIRSVVGSPGYPTHSMVIGTPGYMPSEQAVGRPVYATDIYSLGLTAIYLLTGKNPEELPTNAQTGEILWQQHAPHISPDLARVLTQAVKPQAGDRFSTAHKMLYALSAADSIPIQSSTATATFPATQQTQAISTPAKIPQKNPQKPIWIFASLIVGGLMTGVALSNLTRPLPSTAPIANNPLPTSESQATTPAPTNSPITSPSPIASNPNPQPVTSAPIPQIQNREVEDNPPETSTSDNVPVAANTPTPQATSAPEPEIENPTVAEPPQEAPPPPTPPKKKENTSRQSVPAFPTGTSRSTVEATLGKPKRDLRGLWGNTRAVVYQLVPNQIDLGYLFDRNTGELKQTEASFAQSVDLPLMQATLNGKLNGQANAKIQQGLQQIYQRQKADFSFRVGAVKGQIVRNNCDSIYISIWDADLHDFVNPAAAKKC; from the coding sequence ATGACATCCATTCTGCTAAACAATCGCTATCAAGTTATTCAGGTACTCAGTGCTGGTGGGTTTGGAGAAACCTTTTTGGCGGAAGATACTCATATGCCTTCCCGCCGTCGCTGTGTGATTAAGCAACTCAAACCGATTAATAATGATCCCCAGGCTTATCAAAGCATTCAACAGCGATTTGAGAGAGAAGCTGCAACTTTAGAGTATTTGGGTGAACATAGTGATCAAATCCCTAAACTCTATGCCTACTTTTTAGAGAATGGGCAGTTCTACTTGGTGCAAGAATGGATTCAAGGTCAGACTTTAAGAGATTTGTGGGAAACTAAGGGGTATCAGAGTGAAACTGTTGTCCGGACAATTGTCTTGAGTCTGCTATCAGTATTGGATTATATCCACAGTAAAGGGATTATTCACCGCGATATTAAGCCAGATAACATTATTCTTCGTTCCCGTGATTTAAAGCCAGTTTTAATTGATTTTGGGGCAGTTAAAGAAACAATTCGTTCAGTGGTGGGTTCTCCTGGTTATCCTACACACTCTATGGTGATTGGTACACCTGGATATATGCCTAGTGAACAAGCCGTTGGTAGGCCAGTCTACGCTACAGATATTTATAGCTTAGGTTTGACAGCGATTTATCTGTTGACTGGCAAAAACCCGGAAGAATTACCAACAAATGCCCAAACTGGAGAGATTCTTTGGCAGCAACACGCACCGCATATTTCCCCTGATTTAGCGAGGGTGTTGACTCAGGCAGTTAAACCGCAGGCAGGCGATCGCTTCAGCACTGCTCATAAAATGCTGTATGCTTTATCTGCGGCTGATAGTATTCCTATACAGTCATCTACTGCCACTGCTACTTTTCCCGCCACCCAACAAACCCAAGCAATATCGACACCTGCCAAAATTCCCCAAAAAAATCCCCAAAAACCGATTTGGATATTCGCCAGTTTAATAGTTGGTGGTTTAATGACTGGCGTAGCACTATCAAATCTGACTCGTCCATTACCATCTACCGCACCCATTGCTAATAATCCTCTCCCGACATCAGAGTCTCAGGCTACCACTCCTGCACCTACTAATTCGCCCATTACTTCCCCATCTCCCATTGCATCTAACCCCAATCCACAGCCAGTAACTTCTGCACCTATACCGCAGATTCAGAACCGCGAAGTAGAAGACAATCCTCCAGAAACATCAACATCAGACAACGTACCCGTAGCAGCTAATACTCCCACCCCTCAAGCCACATCAGCACCAGAACCAGAAATAGAGAATCCAACTGTTGCAGAACCTCCACAGGAAGCACCACCACCCCCCACACCCCCGAAAAAAAAAGAAAATACCAGTAGGCAAAGCGTTCCAGCATTTCCCACAGGTACATCAAGAAGCACAGTAGAAGCCACACTCGGAAAACCAAAGAGAGATTTAAGAGGTTTATGGGGTAATACCCGTGCCGTTGTTTATCAATTAGTTCCCAATCAAATTGACTTAGGTTACTTATTTGATCGCAATACGGGAGAGCTAAAGCAAACTGAGGCATCTTTTGCCCAGTCTGTAGATTTGCCCCTCATGCAAGCTACTCTCAATGGTAAGTTAAATGGACAAGCTAATGCCAAAATTCAACAGGGATTGCAACAAATATACCAGCGTCAGAAAGCTGATTTTAGCTTTAGAGTAGGTGCAGTTAAGGGTCAAATTGTCCGGAATAACTGCGATTCAATTTACATTAGCATTTGGGATGCAGACTTACACGATTTTGTGAATCCGGCAGCAGCTAAAAAGTGTTAA
- a CDS encoding S8 family peptidase, with amino-acid sequence MPNDDVSIKSNSFDGQSSTYLSSLDTFNTQNNYSSQLNNRSSFVAATDASATATSTSNYNSNNGFGLIDASKAVSGAIGQSPFSDVPNLGGNNWGLDMINAPAVWGNGYTGNGIVVAVIDTGVDYNHNDLRNNIWTNSGEIAGNGIDDDGNGYVDDFQGWNFDGNNNNTLDDNGHGTHVSGVIAGENNGYGVTGVAYNAKIMPVKVLNSSGSGSYSAIADGIYYAVNNGANVINLSLGGDFSSRTLKSAIEYASSKGVIVVMAAGNDGGSLPGYPARYADKSGIAVGAVDKNANFTDFSNRAGSNELAYVTAPGKSIYSTIPGNEYANYSGTSMASPFVAGVVALMLSANPTLTESQIRQIITGTAGNNGSNNTPTTDSGFNFNPFLDEFFKTFPANSPFTNNFSFYIKSFPDGNTITNNSSLGGNYTTTTSQVQFAFQYYDSTPVHIFANSPTDINNGDNNLDFGRLIREIVKQLQDYQNLLPSNPSL; translated from the coding sequence ATGCCCAATGATGATGTGAGCATAAAATCTAATTCTTTTGACGGGCAAAGTTCTACATATCTCTCCTCATTAGATACTTTTAATACACAGAATAACTATAGTTCACAACTGAATAATCGTAGTAGCTTTGTGGCAGCAACAGATGCTAGTGCTACCGCTACCAGCACTAGCAACTATAACTCCAACAATGGCTTTGGTTTAATTGATGCTTCTAAAGCAGTCTCTGGCGCGATTGGGCAGAGTCCCTTTAGTGATGTTCCCAACCTTGGGGGTAATAATTGGGGATTAGATATGATCAATGCCCCGGCAGTGTGGGGAAATGGATATACAGGCAATGGAATTGTGGTTGCAGTTATTGATACTGGCGTGGACTACAACCACAATGATTTAAGAAATAATATCTGGACTAATAGTGGAGAAATTGCTGGTAATGGCATAGATGATGATGGCAATGGCTATGTAGATGATTTTCAAGGATGGAACTTTGACGGTAACAATAACAACACCCTAGACGATAACGGACATGGTACACACGTTTCTGGGGTTATTGCGGGGGAGAATAATGGTTATGGTGTGACTGGTGTGGCTTACAACGCCAAAATTATGCCTGTGAAAGTTTTGAATAGTTCTGGTTCGGGTTCCTATAGCGCGATCGCAGATGGTATATACTACGCTGTCAATAATGGCGCAAATGTAATTAACCTCAGCTTGGGCGGTGATTTTTCCAGTCGAACTCTCAAATCTGCCATTGAATACGCCAGCAGTAAAGGGGTAATTGTTGTCATGGCAGCAGGCAATGATGGCGGCTCATTACCAGGGTATCCTGCCCGCTATGCTGATAAATCAGGAATCGCTGTTGGTGCTGTAGATAAAAATGCTAATTTTACAGACTTCTCTAACCGTGCTGGTAGCAATGAACTAGCTTATGTCACGGCTCCAGGGAAAAGTATTTATTCCACCATACCCGGTAATGAGTACGCTAATTATAGCGGTACATCTATGGCATCTCCTTTCGTTGCTGGTGTCGTTGCCTTGATGCTCAGTGCTAATCCCACTCTGACTGAAAGTCAAATACGACAAATCATTACAGGCACAGCAGGTAATAACGGTAGCAACAATACACCAACCACAGACTCTGGGTTCAACTTCAATCCTTTTCTCGACGAATTCTTTAAAACTTTCCCGGCAAATAGTCCATTCACCAATAATTTTAGTTTCTACATTAAGTCTTTCCCAGATGGGAACACTATCACAAATAACTCAAGTCTGGGAGGCAATTACACAACAACAACTTCCCAAGTTCAGTTTGCATTCCAGTATTATGACAGCACACCTGTTCACATCTTCGCTAACAGCCCCACCGATATTAATAATGGTGACAATAACCTGGATTTTGGCAGATTAATCCGTGAAATTGTCAAACAATTACAAGACTATCAAAACTTACTACCCTCTAACCCCAGCCTCTAA
- a CDS encoding DUF433 domain-containing protein, with the protein MLGLDRISFDRNIMAGQACIRGMRIPVSLIVNLVANGKAMDEILEEYPDLEPDDIRQSLLYAAWLTQERVYSFQSA; encoded by the coding sequence ATGTTAGGTCTGGATAGAATTAGCTTTGATCGTAATATTATGGCTGGACAAGCCTGTATTCGTGGGATGCGGATTCCCGTTTCTCTTATCGTTAACTTGGTAGCTAATGGCAAAGCTATGGACGAGATTTTAGAAGAATATCCTGATTTAGAACCAGATGATATTCGTCAATCTCTACTTTACGCAGCGTGGTTGACTCAAGAGCGAGTCTATTCCTTCCAAAGTGCTTAA
- a CDS encoding DUF5615 family PIN-like protein, with translation MKARTEERILLTVDLDFAQLLAVSGDNLPSVILFRLGNENYDAINERLTQVLRECEEDLELGAIISVSNETFRVRRLPI, from the coding sequence ATTAAAGCCCGTACAGAAGAAAGAATTTTATTAACTGTAGATTTAGATTTTGCCCAGCTTTTAGCTGTTAGTGGGGATAATTTACCCAGTGTCATTTTGTTTAGATTGGGTAATGAAAACTACGATGCAATCAATGAACGTTTGACACAAGTTTTACGTGAATGTGAGGAAGATTTAGAGTTAGGTGCAATTATTTCTGTAAGTAATGAAACTTTCCGCGTTAGAAGATTACCAATATAG